One Prolixibacteraceae bacterium DNA segment encodes these proteins:
- the rplA gene encoding 50S ribosomal protein L1, translating into MAKISKNRKAAAAKLEQGKIYSLEEAASLVKDITSTKFDASVDLDVRLGVDPRKANQMVRGVVTLPHGTGKAVRVLALVTPDKEQEAKDAGADYVGLDAYIDKIKNGWTDVDVIITMPPVMGKVGALGRVLGPRGLMPNPKSGTVTMEVGKAVKEVKMGKIDFKVDKYGIVHTSIGKVSFEPKQIVDNAKEFIEMINKLKPSAAKGTYVKSIYLSSTMSPGIQVEPKSID; encoded by the coding sequence ATGGCAAAAATCTCAAAGAATAGGAAAGCTGCTGCTGCCAAATTGGAGCAGGGGAAGATCTATTCACTAGAAGAAGCTGCTTCGTTGGTGAAAGATATCACTTCAACAAAGTTTGATGCTTCTGTGGATTTGGATGTTCGCCTTGGAGTGGATCCGAGAAAAGCGAATCAAATGGTACGAGGAGTCGTAACTTTGCCTCATGGAACTGGTAAAGCAGTTCGTGTTTTAGCTCTTGTTACTCCTGATAAGGAGCAAGAAGCAAAAGATGCGGGTGCTGATTACGTAGGTCTAGATGCTTATATCGATAAGATTAAGAACGGATGGACAGATGTTGACGTAATCATTACTATGCCTCCAGTTATGGGTAAAGTAGGTGCTCTAGGTCGTGTTTTAGGTCCTCGTGGTCTTATGCCTAACCCAAAAAGTGGTACTGTTACCATGGAGGTTGGTAAAGCTGTGAAGGAAGTTAAGATGGGTAAAATCGACTTCAAAGTGGATAAGTATGGTATCGTGCATACTTCAATTGGTAAAGTTTCTTTTGAACCTAAGCAAATTGTTGACAATGCAAAAGAGTTTATTGAGATGATTAATAAACTTAAGCCTTCGGCTGCGAAAGGTACGTACGTTAAAAGTATCTACTTATCAAGTACAATGAGCCCAGGTATTCAAGTTGAACCTAAGTCTATTGACTAA